The Winogradskyella schleiferi genome has a window encoding:
- a CDS encoding T9SS type A sorting domain-containing protein, with product MKKNYFAFLLLLPTLLIAQTTFTSAITPDLSAYGEATNYPGEGEYQMFLSPDAILDKPIILVDGFDTGDTRTINGIYNLLDFAGTSGTENLADQLRALGFDIIILNFPVYTRSADAAIIDGGTDFMERNAMLLVELLNIVNTAKASNSPEQNVIIGPSMGGLISRYALNYMEANALDADTRLYISFDAPHHGANVPIGLQHQLNYLAFNDLNPVPEVQSIITTLLNSPASRQLLIDHFESHLVSGSLVDFDPNLTLPEPHPFRTQFESNINGLVTGGFPQNTRNVAIINGSGIGNPYFAIGDSGTIVTNGFPIVSTVLPVTVPSPFGDVTINVEIDINMTPAAGASQQVSRFFAPIPIFPDVEAIANSGTTNFDGVDSAPGGLFDISALTGGISGGGGIGADFLAALQIDKFSYIPSVSALALDITEEATGDDINWHHDIDIAGRSTTNDTPFANTFLPDDNEPHVQLTAANVAFALNEILNPPLSVSNNEFFTVQLEKNPVIDELILSSNAHTNVNISISDLTGKMVYKSNADLNTRTIIPLNLTSGFYILNVKGDNNETFTTKFIVNK from the coding sequence ATGAAAAAAAATTACTTTGCTTTCCTTTTACTCTTACCGACACTCTTAATTGCCCAGACCACTTTCACATCTGCTATCACACCAGATTTATCGGCTTATGGAGAAGCTACCAACTATCCAGGCGAAGGAGAATATCAGATGTTTTTGAGTCCTGATGCTATTTTGGACAAACCAATTATTTTAGTCGATGGTTTTGATACTGGAGACACCAGAACCATTAATGGCATTTATAACCTATTGGATTTTGCTGGCACTTCTGGCACAGAAAACCTAGCAGACCAATTGCGTGCTCTCGGTTTTGATATTATCATCTTAAATTTTCCTGTGTATACAAGATCCGCAGACGCTGCCATTATTGATGGAGGTACCGATTTTATGGAGCGAAATGCCATGCTCTTAGTTGAGTTACTAAACATTGTTAACACGGCCAAAGCATCTAACAGTCCTGAACAAAATGTAATTATCGGTCCGAGTATGGGAGGTTTGATTTCACGATACGCCTTAAATTATATGGAAGCCAATGCCTTGGATGCAGACACCAGACTTTACATCTCTTTTGATGCACCACATCATGGCGCAAATGTACCAATTGGCCTTCAACATCAACTCAACTATTTAGCGTTTAACGATTTGAATCCTGTACCTGAAGTACAATCCATAATCACTACATTATTGAATTCTCCTGCCTCAAGGCAACTATTGATTGATCATTTTGAATCACATCTCGTCAGCGGAAGCCTGGTTGATTTTGACCCGAATTTAACGCTTCCAGAACCACATCCTTTTAGAACGCAATTTGAAAGTAATATTAACGGATTGGTCACTGGTGGATTCCCTCAAAATACGCGCAATGTTGCTATTATAAATGGCAGTGGCATTGGCAATCCTTATTTTGCCATTGGAGACAGCGGAACTATTGTTACGAACGGTTTTCCAATAGTAAGCACAGTGCTTCCTGTCACGGTGCCTAGTCCCTTTGGAGACGTCACAATTAATGTGGAAATTGATATTAATATGACACCTGCTGCAGGAGCTTCACAGCAAGTCAGCCGTTTTTTTGCACCTATCCCAATTTTTCCTGATGTTGAAGCTATAGCCAATTCTGGCACTACAAATTTTGATGGTGTGGATTCAGCTCCAGGTGGATTGTTTGATATTTCTGCTTTAACAGGTGGTATTTCTGGAGGAGGAGGTATTGGCGCCGACTTTTTAGCGGCATTGCAAATTGATAAGTTTAGCTATATACCTTCGGTAAGTGCTTTGGCTCTCGATATTACTGAGGAAGCTACAGGCGACGATATTAATTGGCACCACGATATAGACATCGCAGGTCGAAGCACCACCAATGACACTCCTTTTGCGAACACGTTTTTACCAGACGATAACGAACCGCATGTACAATTAACAGCGGCTAATGTGGCTTTTGCATTAAACGAAATTCTGAATCCTCCTTTAAGTGTTTCAAATAATGAATTCTTTACCGTTCAATTAGAAAAAAATCCTGTGATTGATGAATTGATTTTGAGTTCTAATGCTCATACCAATGTCAATATTAGTATTTCTGATTTAACTGGGAAAATGGTTTATAAATCCAATGCAGATTTAAATACTAGAACGATAATTCCTTTAAATCTAACCTCTGGATTTTATATTTTGAATGTTAAAGGAGATAATAATGAAACATTTACGACAAAATTTATAGTTAATAAATAA
- a CDS encoding T9SS-dependent choice-of-anchor J family protein, protein MIKKITLAFALCFAFTQITAAQTYFSDDFSSGNLSSWTLTDSDNDTSNWMVRNYSDGVQNEHASSASWNPNTEVPSGALSPDNWMVSPAIDLTSASGNVFLEWKAYGQDQSWANENYTVYVGTASDIATLGASSTTFNEIVGTSNGYVSRNLEITSFVGQTVYIAFRHHNVSDQFRLNIDDVTVKTIGDNDAELVSTELPRYGLVNTDYTLNLLVNNTGGNTITSLEVSWTDGTSTNSATIATSIAGGGTATVSHPDFINYASTVETNIDVTITAVNGVADSNPTNNSLSAMFNTMTQSGTKAVFIEEATGTWCGFCPRGALGMDYMASTYPNTVVAVAVHNSDPMAVAAYDAGINQYIGGYPSGVVDRKIADVDPSQASLEAAYDTQINEVVPVDLSSGATQIGNTLNITANASFYTSFSAANFRLGVIISEDGVTGTGSGYAQVNYYSGGGLGSMGGYENLPDPVPAAQMVYDHVGRALLGGFTGQVNSVPSVINSGDVASYDFTYTIPASSEASNMHIVVVLIDATDGSIVSAQQSSISEALSVEEVSGIDSIKLYPNPATDKINIALQSGSGDYNISVTDMLGRTVINTNYEGIFGTQNIELPVSELNAGHYIISINDGNASYSAKFIINN, encoded by the coding sequence ATGATTAAAAAAATTACTCTCGCATTTGCACTTTGTTTTGCTTTTACCCAAATCACTGCTGCGCAAACTTATTTTTCTGATGATTTCTCTTCTGGTAATTTAAGCAGTTGGACTTTAACCGATTCGGATAATGACACATCTAATTGGATGGTTAGAAACTATAGTGATGGAGTGCAAAATGAACATGCTTCCTCGGCATCTTGGAACCCAAATACTGAAGTTCCTTCTGGTGCGTTAAGTCCAGACAATTGGATGGTATCTCCAGCTATTGATTTAACAAGTGCTTCCGGAAATGTTTTTCTAGAATGGAAAGCTTATGGACAGGACCAAAGTTGGGCAAATGAAAATTATACGGTTTATGTAGGAACAGCATCAGATATTGCAACACTTGGAGCTTCCAGCACTACCTTTAACGAGATAGTCGGAACTTCAAATGGTTATGTAAGTAGAAATTTAGAAATAACCTCGTTTGTAGGACAAACAGTTTATATTGCATTCAGACACCACAACGTATCAGATCAATTTCGTTTGAATATTGATGATGTCACAGTAAAAACTATTGGAGATAATGATGCCGAATTGGTTAGCACAGAATTGCCAAGGTACGGTTTAGTAAATACTGACTATACCCTAAATCTGTTAGTCAATAATACTGGAGGTAACACTATAACTTCTCTTGAAGTGAGTTGGACAGACGGAACTTCAACCAATTCAGCTACAATAGCGACAAGCATAGCAGGTGGCGGCACGGCAACAGTTAGTCATCCAGATTTCATCAATTATGCTTCTACGGTAGAAACTAATATTGATGTTACGATTACTGCAGTAAACGGCGTAGCGGATTCAAATCCAACAAATAATTCGTTATCTGCAATGTTTAATACAATGACACAGTCAGGTACAAAAGCGGTATTTATTGAAGAAGCCACAGGTACATGGTGCGGTTTTTGTCCTAGAGGTGCTTTAGGCATGGATTACATGGCTTCTACATATCCTAATACGGTTGTTGCAGTTGCAGTACATAATTCAGATCCAATGGCAGTTGCAGCATATGATGCAGGTATCAACCAATATATTGGAGGTTATCCTAGTGGTGTAGTTGATCGCAAAATTGCCGATGTTGATCCCTCACAAGCGTCTTTGGAAGCAGCTTATGACACTCAAATTAACGAAGTTGTTCCTGTAGATCTTTCATCTGGCGCTACTCAAATAGGAAATACACTGAACATTACGGCAAACGCTTCATTTTACACCTCTTTTTCAGCTGCTAATTTTAGATTGGGAGTTATAATATCTGAAGATGGTGTAACAGGCACAGGAAGTGGTTATGCTCAGGTCAATTATTATTCAGGGGGAGGCTTAGGTTCAATGGGAGGTTATGAAAACTTACCTGATCCTGTACCTGCTGCGCAAATGGTCTATGATCATGTTGGTAGAGCCCTTTTAGGTGGATTCACTGGACAAGTAAACTCTGTACCTTCCGTTATTAATTCAGGGGATGTGGCTAGCTATGACTTTACATATACAATACCTGCTTCTAGTGAAGCTTCTAATATGCATATTGTTGTCGTATTAATTGACGCTACTGACGGAAGTATCGTTAGTGCACAACAAAGTTCAATTTCTGAAGCTTTAAGTGTGGAAGAGGTATCTGGAATTGATTCCATTAAATTGTATCCAAATCCTGCAACAGACAAAATTAATATTGCTCTTCAAAGTGGTAGCGGTGATTATAACATTTCAGTTACGGATATGTTAGGAAGAACCGTGATTAACACTAATTATGAAGGCATATTTGGAACACAAAATATAGAATTGCCTGTGTCGGAGTTAAACGCTGGGCATTACATTATAAGCATCAATGATGGTAATGCGTCATATAGTGCAAAATTTATAATAAACAATTAA
- the pruA gene encoding L-glutamate gamma-semialdehyde dehydrogenase yields MGKGFFNVPVAVNEPVKSYAPGSPERKEVLDTYKSMFNSKVEVPMYINGKDVKTGNTRTMSPPHDHQHVVGEYHLAEQKHVEEAISTALEARKAWSQMPWEQRAGVFLKAAELIAGPYRAKINAATMLAQSKNIYQAEIDAACELIDFLRFNVQFMSDIYMEQPESTSDAWNRVEYRPLEGFTYAVTPFNFTAIAGNLPACMALMGNVVVWKPSDSQVYSAKVIMDIFKEAGVPDGVINVVFGDPKMITNTVLASPDFSGLHFTGSTQVFKELWKQIGNNIHNYKTYPRIVGETGGKDFIVAHKSANAKQVATAISRGAFEFQGQKCSAASRAYIPKGIWADVKKYVLEDIESFKMGSPEDMGNFITAVIHEGSFDKLAKYIDEAKSDSDAEIIAGGNYDKSKGYFIEPTVIVTSNPKYTTMCTELFGPVITIYVYEDEDYSETLKLVDETSEYALTGAILSTCRYAVEEATKALQNSAGNFYINDKPTGAVVGQQPFGGARASGTNDKAGSAQNLLRWVSPRLIKETFVTPTDYRYPFLG; encoded by the coding sequence CATAAATGGTAAAGATGTAAAAACTGGAAACACCAGAACTATGTCTCCACCGCACGACCATCAGCACGTTGTGGGTGAATATCATTTGGCAGAACAGAAACATGTTGAAGAGGCAATTTCCACAGCATTAGAAGCACGCAAAGCTTGGTCGCAAATGCCATGGGAACAACGTGCTGGCGTATTTTTAAAAGCAGCTGAGTTAATTGCAGGTCCATATAGAGCAAAGATTAATGCGGCAACTATGCTTGCACAATCCAAAAATATTTATCAAGCTGAAATTGATGCGGCTTGTGAATTGATTGATTTCTTACGTTTCAATGTTCAGTTTATGTCGGACATTTATATGGAACAACCAGAAAGCACAAGTGATGCTTGGAACCGCGTTGAGTACAGACCACTTGAAGGGTTCACTTATGCAGTAACGCCTTTTAATTTTACAGCTATAGCCGGAAATTTACCGGCTTGTATGGCATTAATGGGTAATGTTGTGGTTTGGAAGCCAAGTGATAGCCAAGTATATTCTGCAAAAGTTATTATGGATATTTTTAAAGAAGCTGGTGTGCCAGATGGCGTTATCAATGTTGTTTTTGGTGATCCTAAAATGATTACAAATACGGTTTTAGCCAGCCCAGACTTTTCTGGTTTACATTTTACAGGTTCTACTCAAGTGTTTAAGGAATTATGGAAACAGATTGGAAACAATATCCATAACTATAAAACCTACCCAAGAATCGTGGGTGAAACTGGAGGAAAGGATTTTATCGTTGCTCACAAATCGGCAAATGCAAAGCAAGTAGCTACTGCAATTTCCCGTGGCGCATTTGAATTTCAAGGTCAAAAATGTAGTGCTGCATCTCGAGCTTATATACCTAAAGGTATTTGGGCTGACGTGAAAAAATATGTACTAGAGGATATTGAATCTTTCAAAATGGGCTCTCCTGAAGATATGGGCAATTTTATTACAGCCGTAATCCACGAAGGTTCTTTCGATAAATTGGCAAAGTATATTGACGAAGCAAAATCTGATAGTGATGCCGAAATCATTGCTGGTGGAAACTATGATAAATCTAAAGGTTATTTTATTGAACCTACTGTTATTGTAACGTCGAATCCAAAATACACAACAATGTGTACTGAATTGTTCGGTCCTGTAATTACGATATATGTTTATGAAGATGAGGATTATTCTGAAACTTTAAAACTAGTGGACGAAACGAGTGAATATGCCTTAACTGGAGCGATTTTATCAACTTGCCGTTACGCTGTTGAAGAAGCCACAAAAGCACTTCAAAATTCAGCGGGTAACTTCTATATTAATGACAAACCAACTGGAGCAGTTGTTGGTCAACAACCATTCGGTGGAGCAAGAGCATCTGGAACAAACGATAAAGCTGGTAGCGCCCAAAATTTATTGCGTTGGGTATCTCCAAGGTTAATCAAGGAAACTTTTGTAACGCCTACAGATTATAGATACCCGTTTTTGGGTTAA
- a CDS encoding Omp28-related outer membrane protein, which yields MISKKVPKLLFLLLVLISVSCSKTEENVPLTSPTAQIDVDKLVRKASLVNQEIPFKIINEVGEDVTSSATFYVDGEAIEGSVFASGVIGDFEVYGIYMDDGVEVTTNTESFSVIIPKRKIVVEDYTGTWCGFCPRVAGALNSLKEETDFITVIAIHETANSFPDPMHFDQVQLLKDAFGIEGFPAAKVNRTMEWQTPHPNSVVTSMAGLDTNLALAINSELVGNELTVQINVVYEEGSVEGDKLVVYLLEDGILNDQVNYYNADTTSPYFNAGDPIPDFEHNETLRNALSSVLGDPIPVTAALTEYITSFTITVPSEYVMDNLNIAAMVVDSNNTAKNSQHAHVGDDKPYE from the coding sequence ATGATTTCAAAAAAAGTGCCAAAGTTACTATTCTTACTACTTGTACTAATTAGTGTTTCCTGCAGTAAAACAGAAGAAAACGTGCCGTTAACATCACCAACGGCTCAAATAGATGTTGATAAGTTAGTAAGAAAAGCGTCATTGGTCAATCAAGAAATTCCATTTAAAATTATAAATGAAGTAGGTGAGGATGTAACCAGTTCAGCTACATTTTATGTTGATGGAGAGGCGATTGAAGGAAGTGTATTCGCATCTGGTGTTATTGGAGATTTCGAAGTTTATGGCATTTATATGGATGATGGCGTAGAAGTGACTACAAATACAGAGTCGTTTAGTGTTATTATACCCAAAAGAAAGATAGTAGTTGAAGATTACACAGGTACCTGGTGTGGTTTCTGTCCAAGGGTTGCAGGCGCTTTGAACTCTTTAAAAGAGGAAACGGATTTTATTACCGTTATCGCTATTCACGAAACGGCAAACAGCTTTCCAGATCCTATGCATTTTGATCAAGTACAATTGCTAAAAGATGCTTTTGGTATTGAAGGTTTCCCTGCAGCTAAAGTAAATAGAACAATGGAGTGGCAAACGCCTCATCCTAATAGTGTAGTTACCAGTATGGCTGGTTTAGATACTAATTTAGCTTTGGCTATAAATTCTGAATTAGTTGGAAACGAACTGACTGTACAGATAAATGTGGTATATGAAGAAGGGTCTGTTGAAGGCGATAAGCTTGTGGTATATTTGCTTGAAGATGGGATTCTTAACGATCAAGTCAACTATTACAATGCAGATACCACGAGTCCGTATTTTAATGCAGGAGATCCAATTCCAGATTTTGAGCATAACGAAACCCTGAGAAACGCATTATCTAGTGTTTTGGGAGATCCAATTCCTGTTACAGCTGCATTAACTGAATATATAACATCTTTTACCATTACTGTGCCTTCAGAATATGTAATGGATAACTTGAATATTGCAGCTATGGTTGTTGATTCGAACAATACGGCTAAAAATTCTCAGCACGCTCATGTCGGTGATGACAAGCCATATGAATAG
- a CDS encoding TlpA family protein disulfide reductase, whose amino-acid sequence MKNLILMFCLSLFSFSTMAQNDLPNLDVTSIDGKTIALTDATNKDGVTIISLWATWCVPCLKELDAINDIYDEWQEETNVELLAVSVDDSRTVKRVKSMVNGKGWDYTVLLDTNNDLKRALNASSIPLTILVKNNKIVYEHSGYSPGAELELYEKIKELSK is encoded by the coding sequence ATGAAAAACCTGATTTTAATGTTTTGCTTAAGTCTGTTTAGCTTTAGCACTATGGCTCAAAACGATCTTCCTAATCTCGATGTCACTTCTATCGATGGAAAAACGATAGCATTAACAGATGCTACCAATAAAGATGGGGTTACGATCATTTCCCTTTGGGCAACTTGGTGTGTACCTTGCTTAAAAGAGCTAGATGCCATTAACGACATCTATGATGAATGGCAAGAAGAAACTAATGTAGAACTCCTTGCGGTTTCAGTTGATGATAGCAGAACCGTTAAGCGTGTAAAATCTATGGTAAATGGCAAAGGCTGGGATTATACGGTTTTGTTAGACACCAACAATGATTTAAAACGCGCGCTAAATGCGTCAAGTATTCCACTTACCATTTTGGTAAAAAATAATAAAATTGTTTATGAACATTCCGGTTACAGTCCTGGTGCCGAATTAGAACTCTATGAAAAGATAAAGGAACTGTCTAAATAA
- a CDS encoding T9SS type A sorting domain-containing protein: MMKKKLLLMGFSLVCLISFAQFELRETDSDQLITNGETIAFSETGSNYAADYNWKFKVINTSANDIYMRIFVDNMTNTDGNNYQLCFAGVCLNSISTGSGYPSTPALIAAGATNVAGNSLWNQHASGTTDAMSWTFRYQAFDAAGAEIGTPLIINYSFEPTLGIEDSQLSEIKVYPTNVINELNVSSNEDLTANFYDLLGRNVKQATTVSGGDTIDISDLSAQPYIIRFTNDEGESITKKIVKQ, translated from the coding sequence ATGATGAAGAAAAAATTACTTTTAATGGGGTTTTCATTAGTCTGCCTTATTTCATTTGCTCAATTTGAATTGCGGGAAACTGACTCGGACCAACTAATCACAAATGGAGAAACTATTGCATTCTCTGAAACTGGTTCAAACTATGCTGCAGATTACAATTGGAAATTCAAAGTTATAAACACATCTGCTAACGATATTTATATGCGAATCTTTGTGGATAATATGACCAACACCGACGGAAACAACTATCAATTATGCTTTGCCGGTGTTTGTTTAAATAGTATTTCTACTGGAAGTGGTTATCCAAGTACACCAGCACTTATTGCTGCTGGCGCAACAAATGTTGCAGGCAATAGTTTATGGAATCAGCATGCCTCTGGTACAACCGATGCAATGAGTTGGACATTCAGATATCAAGCATTTGATGCAGCAGGTGCTGAAATTGGAACGCCTCTTATTATAAATTACAGTTTCGAACCTACTCTTGGTATTGAAGACTCTCAATTATCTGAAATTAAAGTTTACCCAACAAATGTTATAAACGAGCTTAATGTATCTTCTAATGAAGATTTAACTGCTAATTTTTACGATCTCTTAGGAAGAAATGTTAAACAAGCAACTACTGTTTCAGGTGGTGATACAATTGATATTTCAGATTTATCAGCTCAACCTTATATTATTCGTTTTACTAACGATGAAGGCGAATCTATTACTAAAAAAATAGTTAAGCAATAA
- a CDS encoding DUF6029 family protein: MKKLLFLTAVLFQIYFSNAQETGYFYGGLESNSQWLQTDEGINFLAPEDQFRANNYILLNYNLGKFTAGVQYESYLPSALLGYDPIYDNQNNVATYYFNYKDESLDITGGYFYEQFGSGLILRSWEDRQLGLNNAFKGLNIKFDATKDLSLKAVFGKQRYGFEESEGTIQGLDADLSLSGALDIESIDIQLGASYVGRNQDTNGVEAIPTTVGAYGGRLDFIIDNFYAGVEAIIKDPDVVANEGQIASNKLYDGTALQVNAGYAQKGLGINATFRRLENFSFFSDRLAEGNIFNQQVINYVPGLTKQQDYLLTNIYVYNPQPRLIIESFDQRAGEVGTQFDLYYTFKKGSALGGRYGTKLAMNFSYWGGLDAEYNIENRWYKAKFIGKGHQLFRDFNLEIKKKWSKEWSSVLTYQNVIVDKGIVEGGPLGNTSILANIGVIETTKRFNDGKALRMVAQHLWSEDDRKNWAAGVLEYNFNTRLAIYAADNWNYGGIDKIHYYSVGGSYSKGNTRLGINYGRQRGGLICIGGVCRFVPENTGLSANLTVAF, from the coding sequence ATGAAAAAATTACTTTTTCTAACTGCTGTATTATTTCAAATTTATTTTAGTAACGCACAAGAGACTGGCTATTTTTATGGCGGCTTAGAATCCAATTCGCAATGGCTTCAAACGGACGAAGGCATTAATTTCCTGGCTCCAGAAGATCAGTTTAGAGCCAATAACTATATTCTTTTGAATTACAATCTTGGAAAATTTACGGCTGGAGTTCAATACGAATCTTATTTACCATCGGCATTATTAGGCTACGATCCAATCTATGACAACCAAAATAATGTAGCCACCTATTATTTTAATTATAAGGACGAAAGTTTAGACATCACAGGCGGCTATTTCTACGAACAGTTTGGTAGCGGTTTAATTCTTCGTTCTTGGGAAGACCGTCAATTGGGTCTAAACAATGCCTTCAAAGGATTAAATATAAAGTTTGATGCAACAAAAGACTTGAGTCTAAAAGCCGTGTTTGGAAAACAGCGCTATGGATTTGAAGAGTCCGAAGGCACCATTCAAGGTTTAGATGCCGATTTAAGCCTAAGCGGAGCCCTAGATATTGAATCTATTGACATACAACTTGGAGCCAGCTATGTGGGCAGAAACCAAGATACTAATGGTGTAGAGGCCATACCAACGACTGTTGGCGCTTATGGAGGACGATTAGATTTTATAATTGACAATTTTTATGCTGGCGTCGAAGCCATTATTAAAGATCCAGATGTTGTTGCAAATGAAGGACAGATAGCGTCTAACAAATTATATGACGGAACTGCCTTGCAAGTTAATGCTGGTTATGCACAAAAAGGATTAGGTATCAACGCCACTTTTAGACGTTTGGAAAATTTCAGTTTTTTCTCAGACCGTTTGGCTGAAGGAAATATTTTTAATCAACAAGTCATCAATTATGTACCTGGTCTCACCAAGCAACAAGATTATTTGCTGACCAATATTTACGTTTATAATCCACAACCAAGATTGATCATAGAATCGTTTGACCAACGTGCAGGTGAAGTAGGTACACAATTTGATTTGTATTATACCTTTAAAAAAGGATCTGCTTTAGGCGGAAGATATGGCACAAAGTTAGCCATGAACTTCTCTTATTGGGGAGGACTGGACGCTGAATACAATATTGAAAACAGATGGTACAAAGCTAAATTTATTGGTAAGGGACATCAATTATTTAGGGATTTCAATCTTGAAATAAAGAAGAAATGGTCTAAAGAATGGAGCTCTGTATTGACCTACCAAAATGTAATTGTTGATAAAGGTATTGTAGAAGGTGGCCCATTGGGCAACACATCTATTCTGGCAAATATAGGCGTTATAGAAACCACAAAACGATTCAACGACGGCAAAGCCTTGCGTATGGTTGCTCAGCATCTTTGGAGCGAAGACGATCGTAAAAATTGGGCTGCAGGCGTTTTAGAATACAACTTCAATACGCGTCTAGCGATTTACGCCGCAGACAACTGGAATTACGGCGGCATTGACAAAATACATTATTACAGTGTAGGCGGAAGTTACAGTAAAGGCAATACCAGATTAGGCATTAACTACGGCAGACAGCGTGGTGGACTTATTTGTATTGGTGGCGTTTGTAGATTTGTACCAGAAAATACAGGTCTTAGTGCCAATCTTACTGTTGCGTTTTAA